In the genome of Osmerus mordax isolate fOsmMor3 chromosome 10, fOsmMor3.pri, whole genome shotgun sequence, the window ATCTGGGCTTGGTTGTTTAACCAATGAGGAGTTGACAGTTGTGAATTCCTGTTACAGCAGTGGAGGGTCTCATCACTGAAAGCAGCGCTGAGTGGCAGATTTAAAAACACGGGTTATAAAAGCCAGCCAGGTCAGAGTGACCTGTGAGGACTGCTCTGCTGTTTAATGgcctcttatacacacacacacacacacacacacacacacaccacaaggtcCTCCTGCCACACAGTGACTCAGTGAGGGGGAAATATGTTTTGCAGTGCCGGGCATTTCTGACAGAGTGCTTGTAGGGAGACAGATACTGCCTATACGACTGAGCTTAGCCATTAGCCCCTGCAAGCATGAAATAGTCTCCTGGAGTCATTTAGAATATGATctagtggagggagacctcATTCATATGACGGGCCTGCTAACAGAGATATTATTAGCAGCAACACAGTCTCAATTCTCATTAACTCCTTGTGGGTCTAAGCCTCAATGCCTGGCAGGGGGACgagactacacacacaggcatgcatgtacacacacacacacacacacacacacacacgcacacacacacacacacacacgcacacacacacacacacaccctacacagcaTCAAGTTATGCTGCCACGCTCTCAGTCTGTACCCCACATCTCTCTGCCATCGCAGGCTCAATGTTACCCAGCTGGCCCCAAGGCCTTCACAGTGGCTCTGCTTGTCTGAACTGGAGCCGATGCAGAGAGATAACAAGCTGGCCCACTCAGAGGCTGTTTGAAAGAAAGAATACTAAACAGAATAGCTTCCTCAAAGGACTCTAATTTGACCCACCAGTGTGAGAACCCTCGCTGTGAGGAGACGGGGACCATAAACAGGCTCGTTAAGTCTGACTGCAGTTAAATAGCACGATTATTGACAGGTCGAGGTGGAGGGCCATTGGATTTGTTCCCACAGAATGACATCATGGGCAGAGGTTGGGAAAAGATTACAATGAGCTCCTGGTGCTCGTGTTGTCTTGGATCATTCTGTTCTTAAATATTTTATGAGGTAGATGGAGAAAATGATTGCGACTTCACCGAAAGATGTTTATCGGCCAGGCATAAGTCAGGGACATGGAATCAGCATCGCTTTGTGTCATTTGTGCTTTGTGCGCAAAAGGAACATAATTGTATTGAGATTCACGTTCGGACTTTAAGATTCACCGTGGTCATGCGTGAAGCGACGCGCCCGCTACTGTGCTTAACGCTCGGCCAGCGGGAACAGCGAATTAGCAGGAACGTATCGACTGTGCGGTGGCATATCAGCGGACAAATTAGAGCAATAAAGCACAGAAATGCTGTGTTCAGCCCCTCTCGTCCAGCAAGACCACTCCATCACCCCCCGCAGATCTCCACCCGCCCAGCCTGATTGATGGAGGACCATGTCCGTCCACGCTCACTGACGTTCGGGGTTCATTACACGCTCTGCTGGGCCTCGCTGCCGAGTAAGGTGGCGAGGCGTGGGTGTATACGTATGTTCGATAAACACATACAGCAATAATCATAAATAGACCCACCCCACCATGCACTTTGCTGCAGTGCAGTTCTGGTGGGACCAGTTTTGGCTTTGGTGACCTCTGATCGTTGTCTTTACTGTTATCCACTTGTTGTTACACTGGTTCTTGACATGGGGTGCATCGAAATCTGTAAAAACTAAATACATCATTACGTTTACTGAACATAGATCCTAACTGTGTGTTTTTGAGGaaaactctcccccccccaaagcaTTTGTTTTTACTCATCAAATGTACTTAGGTCTGCATATTAACTGCTAGTTATTGTGACAATTGACTCGCCATAGCTAATTGTCAGTGTTTCGCATTACAGAAGAGAACACTGACAAACAAAGTAagctgtatttgtttttgtgtttaacATCAGTGTGCTGCTTGTGCAACAGCGGTTGCCAGCTATATTTGGAGGGATATTTGCATTCTGATCACAGCCTGTGTAAACCCTCTGAGACCTTGTtaaagcatgtacacacacacacacactctgacagacacacacacacacattgacagacagacacacacacacacacacacacacagaaacacacacactacctccacagTTCAACCTCTCATTCACCTGTTTCTATCCACcaatccttctccccctccctccccctccctccccctgcttccccctctcccttcctcccttcctccctccctccctcccctcagtcgtgtctctcctctccttcttcactGCCTCTTCCACTCTCCGCAGGGATGTGCCTGCTGCTAgtagccctctcctcctcctactcctcctcctcctcctcccaggccgTCTGGTCTGTGACCGTGACCGGCAGCAGCATTGGTGTGGACCGGCCGGATGGAACACAGAGCCCCTGGACAGGCTgtgagacagatggacagacagagtgaCAACTGGCTGTGAAGGTAGGATCCCCCTCTCTTTACCTGAGGCAGTCAGAACACGGCACACCTACATTCCGCCACACAGCACCAGACAACACAGGAACTGACCATAGAAGGGAATAGATGGCCACATCTGTCTTTCCTCTGTCACTGTTTATAGAATGGACTGTTACTAGGTTGTTAAGTAAGTACATGTGTCTTGTCTGGTGTCTTTGTTGCTGATGCACTTTAACAATGTacaaaagtaaaaagttaaGAATCCAATGGCAAAGTTCTATGTTCTGTCTGTTGTGGAAGCACTTCTGCAAAGACACTCAGGTATGCCTATCAGTGCAGGAAATAGTTTGGTCTGTCTCATTTTATAGCAACAGGCAGTTTTTATGTGTTATCGTCACCCTATTCTGTTTTACTAACAAGTGCCTCATAACATTGTTCAGTTTACACCGCAGCCAACTTATTGTTCTGGAGTGTGTCATGTCTATATCAGAAGCCAGTGGAAATCCATGGGGTCAGTTTTGAAGTTGCAGAATGTGAACTGCAGCACAACAAACAGAATTGGGTTTCTTCAGACACAGGTTCGGGTGTAGCTTTCCCTTTGTCTCTCAGTTATCTAACACCCTTCGGGAACCACTGCACTGCAGCGCTGTCACGAGTTGCAAGGCTGAAACCCGAACGCCTGCATCAAACACAGAAACGTGGTCGTTTCCTCTCGGTTCTGAAACCATGATACGTACAGAGTGGCCGAGCCACTgtccttctgccccccccccctctccccctctctcccccgagGCTGTTGTTTCAGGTGTAGCGTCCCACTATGAATAATTGAGAGGGTCCAGTGGAGCAGAGGGACTAAAGATAGAGTTCACTTTGGCTCCATGGACACCCAaccaacccaaccccccccccccgcccccccccaccccctgcagaTCCTCTGCCTTAGTTCATCCGGATCTGAGCCCCCTTAAGACAACCATTGAAAATAGAGCCTTAATCAGGAACATGCACTGGCCTATGAACCCCCCAGGGTTGCCTCCGCCAGCCCCGCGGAGCGACggcccccccgggcccccccaggcccccccggGCCCCCTGTCTCTGCGTTCCCAGGGAGCTTACTTCAGAGGCCCCCCGCTGCTCCAGCGAAGCGGCCTGAtggagtctgtctgtcagcagagCCATCCAGAACATTCCATCCTGGGAGTTACTCGTACACACGTGGGCCCGACAGGCAGGACAAACGGCTGCCGCGGTCGTACGGCGTCGGAGTTTCAAACACGTATCAGGAATTCCCTCTTCCCTGTGTGAAGTGGATGGGAAAATCCGGgagccagagagccagagagccgtgttttttccctccccctgtgtttgtgctgtgtctCTGGGACACATGGTTCTGAGGGAGATCCTGAggtccaggggaggggggctgagggctgtGGGAGGGTGACTCCCAGTATAGCGAACAGAAGCCTGACTTTAATGTGAggccccctccgctcctcacgaCCTGCATGAGAACGGTCCTGGACTGCTGACCGCAGCCTTCAAGAGGATCTAGTTGAAAGAGAAAGGCTGAGGGTGTTGTTGTCTTTCTCATAACTGTCAACTCTCCCACTGCTCGCTGGTGGGGTTGAGGAGGGGGTggcggtggaggtggaggaggtgatggtgggggtTGTGGAGGGTGTGGTAGGGGTTGTGGAGGGGGTAGTAGTGGGAGggttgtggagggggtggaggtggagggggtggaggtgggagggtgacggggttgaagagagaggggtgttctCAGAGAATCGCTCTCTCCCTATGAAAACCAGGACTTCCCATCTCCGCAAGTGTGCTTTTTACACAACGCAGGCTGACACACCATAGTTTCAGCCGTTCATCCCAGCATCTGTTTGCTTTCCAGCGGAGATATTACATCAGAACGATAGGGTGGGATTAAAGCTCTTACAAGTACTCATGCTCAACCTCAAACGAGACGCTGGTCTTGAGCGGCCTGTTTGATTGATGGTCTTCTGCAGCCTTGGTGCTGCGCAGGCTGAAAGTGAAGAGTTTGTTAGAGGTCATCACTGAAGATTATTGGGGCGGTCAAGAGGTAAAACGGCTGTTGTTGGAAAGACAGATTTCTTGTCAGGACGGTGTTTGGGAATGGTGACCTGTTTGTGTTGGTCTTAATGTTATCTGCTGGCTACAAATTGCGGAAAGAAATGAAAAGAGAGTCTGCCTTATCGTCTTCTGTTCTGGACGTTTCCCCTGCAGTCACAAGGATGGTAGAGCCGGGACATACAGTAATTgcagcattacatttacattttagtcatttagcagacgctcttatccagagcgacttacagtaaatacagggacattccccctgtaaggctgggtgtcaaacctgcccccacctctcatatgctaaagtatggattttctggacggtctcaacttgatggccctcacaccccattcaagatttggtctgattggttggtcttgtgtataaagggaattgtaatgcattgttctgtggattctccatctcctgagaccttctacctcagttctcccttgtccttctccttcctcacctcttgctttctctctgatttacaatgatcatggtagagtaggtaagatttaaagctttcatattgtaacatgtttgccttgtaattgatttcattcatttgcaatgtcattaaatgcgtatttcatttaaccgtactttgaccattcttgctctgatttaacccatagagtcaaatacctggaattctatttgtattggcattatttggttcatgctaatacactgttcagtttcccatcttcctttaaaccataggggaattcgttttggttgtttggccccctacacccccgaggcaagtagggtgaagtaccttgcccaaggacacaacgtcatttttgcacggcgaggaatcaaactggcaaccttcagattactagcccgattccctaaccgctcagccacctgactcctgagcaTGATAAAGCTGAATTCAATATAGTATTTTTTTTGACTCAACCACCTTTCCCATGCATCAAAAAACGGGACATATCAAAAATCAATTGTCATTTTTTCTGGTAAAACAACAAAAGAATAACAACACTGATCTCCACTTTGACCACATAGTGAGATACAGGAACCTCATCATGTATTGGCAGTGAAGCACTTGTACTTTGTATCCTTGTCTTTAGGAAACAAAACATGTCATGACTGTGAGCTTATATGTGAACCTGACACTACTTTAAATTAATCTGATTCAATGTGCCAACAATCTGATTAAATGATTGAAAGCAGAAAATCTGCTTATAAAGCGGTATGCTCCTGCTACCAAGCTATGCGTCCGATATGGACAACCAACGTTCCGACAGAGTTCAATTGGAAATTCAGCAACAAGAGAGGTGATTGGTTATTATCATGATGAACAGAAAGCACTTCTTCACTGGCAGGTCAAGCATTGAGTGTTTGGCACAATCCTCCCAGTAGCCAGGCCAGAAGGttttgttttggagacttttACAGGCTACAGCTCATCACACATTACAGCAGGCCTGTAAGCAAGATGAGGGCAATTGAGGGCAGGGCGAAAGGATGACTTTAACCTAGTTCGCGATTCGCATTTAACTCCAGTTAGAGCAATCTCCCCTGTCGAGGGGGAATCATCCTGCTGGCGTTGATCGTTGATCAAACACAGAGATGGTGATTTGATGCAGGATCCACGTCGGTGTCAGCAGCTAAAACATGTGAGCCATAAAGACGACAGCAAACAAGTATACCCTGCTTGGATGAGTAGACTAAATTAGGGatagacagagaagagacagaggaagaaaaacaggaaaggagagaagagagagacagagagggagagagagagagagagagaagagagagagagagcgagggagggagggagggagggagagagagagagagagagagagagagagagagagagagagagagagagagagagagagagagagagagagagagaagtgggggaaggggggagtcaGTACTGATGGGGTCATCTTTGTCCATCTGCTGTTGTGGTCATCCTACACTAATTGACTGAGTCCAATCTCCATGGTGCCAGGCACCTTTACTAACACAGCTTCTCTTCAAGCCCCCTCCTCAGTCTTCATGGCCTGTTACCTGACAGTCCCTTTCCCCGGCAACGCTGACATGAATTAGGGTATGGCTGACATGAGCACACTCTAAAAGGGAAGATTCTCATCGACAGATGAAGACTTAACACCTATGTATGTTTAAACTAAGCTCCTGGATTCTCATGACCACACAATGTTTCGTTTTCCAAACGTGTTCATATTTATCTCCAGGTGAAGCTGGAGGTCATGATTGATTGGCCGAATGTGACGGTGGTCAGCCACCCAGAGCAGAGCCTGAAGCCTGAGGAGATCCAGAGGTCCAAATGTATCCTGGGCTTCTTCCCTGTGGTCTACTACAGCGCCCTCCTCTGTGTCGGTGTACCAGGTACAGAGCTCACCGGCAGACGATGCCTTTGTACAACATGAGGAGTTTATAAATaggaagggagagtgaggatTCTTTCTTACTCCACTCAGATGTTTAAAAGCCACGGATGAGTCCATTCAATTCAGCGATAGGCATTTTCACTGGATAATCCGTCATTCTTTATCTTGGTTGATGGTTTTACGCTGTGCAAATGACCACGTTTTGCACTCTCCATTTACGGCTTCCTGATTGGGTTCCGTCACCATGACGACctgtcacttcctctccctcccgttCACTCCCTGGTTGACAATGTTCCAGACCACGTGTTCCAGACAGGGAGGGCAACACTTCAGCAGTCACAGTGAAGGAGGATGTCTTTATGTTCATTCGTTGTTGTTGCAGGACTGTAGTGGCTGATATCGATCCAGCAGTAGCCTGgatgagacaggaagggagcgagggagggagggaggggttcacTCACTGCGAAGCTGCGTAATGACCTCTGGGATGCACCCAGGCCACAGTGGAGTAATTACCCCCAGGGGGGATTGATGGAgcgaggtgaggggagggggtggtacTGGATCTGAGACAGACTGGGATTGTGAGGTGAGGATGGCTTCTCGTTGATGAGCTGTCTAGTGAACAGAGGTAAAATGTATTGCTTTCAGACAACAtgagacatactgtacacaagaCATACTGTACTGGAAGCATCTGAAATCAATGCACTGTGTTTTACTTCTACTGAAAATACTGCCACAAACATACTGTAGAAATATCTGCCTAGCCGAAGAGCTAAACAGGATCTGGTCATGTATGGTGTTGCATGAGTTAAACAAGGAGCCTAGGCCTctcttttcactttctctcctcctctcgttccctctctgtCAGTAAACATCCTGACGGCAGTGGCCTTGTCCAGGCTTGCAGCCCGCACCCAGAAGGCTTTGTACGTGTACCTGCTAGCGCTGACGGCCTCTGACATCCTGTCCCAGCTCTTCATCATCTTCGTGGGTTTCCTGTTGGAGACGGCCGTGTTCCACCGCGAAGTCCCGGCTCTCCTGCTCCACTCCGTCAGCGCCCTGGAGTTCGCCGCCAACCACGCCTCCATCTGGGCCGCCGTGCCCCTCACGGTCGACCGCTACGTGGCGCTgtgccaccccctcctccaccgccaGATCAGCTACCCGGAGCGGGCGCGCAGGATCATCGCCGCCGTCTTCCTGTTGGCGCTGGCGTCGGGCGTGCCGTTCTTCTGGTGGTCGGACATGTGGCGGGTCAGTCGCCCGCCCACGACGCTGGACACCGCCCTGATCTGGACGCACGTGACCATCATCTACTTCCTGCCTTGCGGCACCTTCCTGGTTCTGAACTCGCTCATCATCCGCCGGCTGCGAGCTCGCCAGAGGCAGCCGTGCTGCCAGGAGGAGTGCGGCCCCCGCGCCGCCACGGCGAGGCGTCTGGGGAAGACCACGGCCATGCTGCTGGCCATCACCTCCGTGTTCTCGGTCCTGTGGGCTCCCAGGACGGCGGTGGTCATCTACCACCGCTACGTCTCCTCCGTCTACAGGGACTGGCGCGTCCACCTGGCCTACGACCTGTCCAACATGCTGGCCATGCTCAACACCGCCGTCAACTTCTTCCTCTACTGCTTCGTCTCCAAGCCCTTTCGTGCCGCCGTGCGGGACGTCCTGCTGCTGAGGGGCGGGGCGCTGCACCCCCGACgcaccctcccccaccagcgGGCCCCCGCCCACGCCTCCACCTCCTCGCTGTCAAGCGGGACCAAGCGCCCCCAGCCAGACTCCACCCCCCTACCGACAGGAGCATGCAAGGACAGCCAGACCATGtgaccccctccttcccctgtaTGTCTAACTGGCCCCACTCCCACGGCCCTGAAGCACTTAGGCCCTCTGAGCCACCCTGTGCATTCCAGGCCTGTCCTCAGACAGCACGCCAATCATCCTCTGAGCATTCTCCAAGGGccaaacagttttttttacagatgTTATTTTATCATGTTATTCTTCACGGAAATTAACAAACGTGACACAGTATTTATTATTGACACTGTCAGTGGATCACAAAATGAGTGCTCTTTTTCGCCCAAGCATGGTACATGATATCTTTGGGGGGGACACTTTAGGTTTGGTGTGCTGCCAGTGAGCTACAGTGTGCTGGGTAGCCTGGTAGCATGGTAATGAAGAACAGTCAGAATTCATTACAATGTGAGTCGACTCTAATCATGTTAAATATTCAAAATGCAACCCAATTCGTATTTTTTTATCAAACGTTGATGAAGACAGGATTCTGGAGAGTTAGAAGCTGCAGATTGTGGATCTCCATGGATCTTTCTGGAAGAGCTGCAACACTCCTCTGTGGAGCAAACAGTCCACCTGCCCAAATCACTGTACGTCAGGCTTGCTGAGCACAACTAATGGAGCAGAGAAATAAGCCCTTCACCGCTACAGCAAACTCCGAATAGCAAACCACAGCTGTTAACGCTTGTGTTTATTTTTCATGAAATGCAACTCGATGGGGCCTTAAATGAAGGTTTGCTGTCTAAGCACAGGGAGTGAAGCCCACGCTATTCAAacactctctaccccccccccctcccctgtgggGTTAGTCCAGCTAAACAAACCAAACAGCAGACTGATGGTcggcacaaacacacgtgtCGGCCAGTACATTTCCATCCTGAGCGGTACGGCTACTTTAGCAAGCAAACGTAGCACAAAAGTCATGCAAATCGTTTCTGAACGAATGTGTGAGATCTTGACTTTGGCTTGCTACATAGTGACTGCATTTGTTTAGCAATATTGGGAACAGCAATCTGCTCTTAAATTGAGTTTTAATTAAAAAGCAGAGTGCGGAGGCCCCTTCCTGTCACAGCTTTGATCGTTTATTGATCGTGTTGCTCATCAATGCCTACCGAGGAAAAGGCCTTTAGAGAAGGTCATATCTTGATTGAAATGCATGCTTTCATTTCAATTTTAGTAGTTTATCCATCAGAATGAATACTTGTTGATATGATTCTTTTTTTCCTCACAGATCATGTGGATGATTTTGGggaaaagtttttaaaagattAGTGAAAAAAGATAGTGTATTCTGTATATTTTTTACAACCGCATACAATCATAACCACATCACAGAATAGTCTTAGCAATGTTTTGAATCTTGAATGTGAAAGCCTGTCATAATCAGTAAGTGATATGATTGTGTGAAACTAGACCTCTTTCAAAAGGCAGCTTACTGTACATCCTCACTGATTCCATGATTGTGACTCAGCGAGTCTAGAACGTGATGTTTTAACAGAGCTCACTGTAAAGGCTGCTATACAGTAAAGGTAGTGTACACAACTGTGGTCCAATCTATGTTTAAGCTGACTTTAACCCATCACT includes:
- the gpr142 gene encoding probable G-protein coupled receptor 142 produces the protein MIDWPNVTVVSHPEQSLKPEEIQRSKCILGFFPVVYYSALLCVGVPVNILTAVALSRLAARTQKALYVYLLALTASDILSQLFIIFVGFLLETAVFHREVPALLLHSVSALEFAANHASIWAAVPLTVDRYVALCHPLLHRQISYPERARRIIAAVFLLALASGVPFFWWSDMWRVSRPPTTLDTALIWTHVTIIYFLPCGTFLVLNSLIIRRLRARQRQPCCQEECGPRAATARRLGKTTAMLLAITSVFSVLWAPRTAVVIYHRYVSSVYRDWRVHLAYDLSNMLAMLNTAVNFFLYCFVSKPFRAAVRDVLLLRGGALHPRRTLPHQRAPAHASTSSLSSGTKRPQPDSTPLPTGACKDSQTM